A genomic region of Streptomyces sp. NBC_00247 contains the following coding sequences:
- a CDS encoding PLD nuclease N-terminal domain-containing protein, whose product MLRALIYLLPLALTIYAFIDCLNTPEDEAKHLPKVAWVFIILLFWIVGPIVWLAAGKLRHVPAGGRTPSEWHRDHRTQWVAPDDNPEFLNSLRAENKKDESLLKDWEADLRRREDELKRRERGTGPDEAPGTPPPATA is encoded by the coding sequence ATGCTCAGGGCCCTGATCTATCTCCTGCCGCTGGCGCTGACGATCTACGCCTTCATCGACTGCCTCAACACCCCGGAGGACGAGGCCAAGCACCTGCCGAAGGTCGCCTGGGTCTTCATCATCCTGCTGTTCTGGATCGTCGGCCCGATCGTCTGGCTGGCCGCGGGCAAGCTGCGGCACGTGCCCGCCGGAGGCCGTACGCCCTCCGAGTGGCACCGCGACCACCGCACCCAGTGGGTGGCGCCGGACGACAACCCGGAGTTCCTCAACAGCCTCCGCGCGGAGAACAAGAAGGACGAGTCGCTCCTGAAGGACTGGGAGGCGGACCTGCGCCGCCGCGAGGACGAGCTCAAGCGCCGCGAGCGCGGTACCGGCCCCGACGAAGCGCCGGGGACGCCTCCGCCGGCGACCGCCTGA
- a CDS encoding tetratricopeptide repeat protein, translating into MDHVDLDHRHRTYDGWIPPTVAALLHDYGHDDILRRAASRGDWFCARQLAEAAAASGPEGRATASASLQPFAATGWWPAVEAVAALLSASQRYDEAIELLRPLADSGHRGALRDLARLLARLDDLDQVVALLGPRAADVHLAEELVELAAGRGRDAEIAALLPDVGIGPTEPFASGSDAVDTVPLHARFLELRGRIDEAINLLSRHVRIDGVVYAFHAQELAGLLARHGREAELRAFPIDGGEQYALAALAQLLEEQGRITDVVALLGPPASTGDPHAAFDLAQCLARHGRHDEAVDVLSAVAETAGGDSDWIIHLLCRILVDAGRADDALTYIGDHFTRHNGSPQELALMRARVMEMGDRAEDGAVPADAADPDEDLLHCGTVYGAITLAERLVRRGLPHQAVAHLRDRLDGPKSARS; encoded by the coding sequence ATGGACCATGTCGACCTCGACCACCGCCATCGCACCTACGACGGCTGGATACCGCCCACCGTCGCCGCGCTCCTTCACGACTACGGCCACGACGACATCCTGCGCCGGGCGGCGAGCCGCGGTGACTGGTTCTGTGCCCGTCAGCTTGCCGAGGCGGCTGCCGCGTCCGGCCCGGAGGGGCGGGCGACGGCGTCGGCATCGCTACAGCCGTTCGCGGCCACCGGATGGTGGCCCGCCGTCGAGGCGGTCGCCGCGCTGCTCTCCGCATCGCAGCGGTACGACGAGGCCATCGAGCTGCTGCGTCCGCTCGCCGACTCGGGGCACCGGGGCGCCCTGCGCGACCTGGCGCGGCTACTCGCTCGACTGGACGACCTGGACCAGGTCGTCGCCCTGCTCGGTCCACGTGCCGCGGATGTCCACCTCGCCGAGGAACTGGTGGAACTCGCCGCGGGCCGCGGCCGCGACGCCGAAATCGCCGCGCTGCTCCCCGATGTCGGGATCGGCCCGACCGAACCGTTCGCCTCCGGCTCGGATGCCGTGGACACCGTCCCTCTGCATGCCAGGTTCCTGGAGCTCCGAGGCCGGATCGACGAGGCGATCAACCTGCTGAGCAGGCACGTTCGGATCGACGGTGTCGTGTACGCGTTCCACGCCCAGGAGCTTGCCGGTCTCCTCGCCCGCCACGGCCGCGAGGCCGAACTGCGCGCGTTCCCGATCGACGGAGGCGAGCAGTACGCCTTGGCCGCCCTGGCCCAGTTGCTGGAAGAGCAGGGCCGGATTACGGACGTGGTCGCCCTGCTCGGTCCGCCCGCGAGCACCGGGGACCCCCACGCGGCATTCGACCTCGCCCAATGCCTTGCCCGCCACGGCCGCCACGACGAGGCCGTCGACGTACTGAGCGCGGTCGCCGAGACGGCGGGCGGCGACAGCGACTGGATCATCCACCTGCTCTGCCGCATCCTGGTCGATGCCGGGCGGGCCGATGACGCCCTCACCTACATCGGCGACCACTTCACCCGCCACAACGGCAGCCCGCAGGAGCTGGCGCTCATGAGGGCCCGGGTGATGGAGATGGGCGACCGCGCCGAGGACGGAGCGGTGCCGGCAGATGCCGCCGACCCCGACGAGGACCTCCTCCACTGCGGAACGGTGTACGGCGCCATCACCCTCGCCGAACGTCTCGTGAGGCGCGGCCTGCCGCACCAGGCCGTCGCCCACCTCCGCGATCGCCTGGACGGGCCGAAGTCCGCACGTTCGTGA
- a CDS encoding MarR family winged helix-turn-helix transcriptional regulator, with the protein MPPEPAPRADRAVPTPDDLLEPLAVVVRGHSDDLTAVAARHGLSSAQARALVALDAPMPMSALARHLVCDASNATGLVGRMETRGLLVRTPAPGDRRSKVASRTPEGTELAHRIRAEMRVVHGALEALTPEERTALLPLLERLGGLLGG; encoded by the coding sequence ATGCCCCCGGAACCGGCACCCCGCGCCGACCGCGCCGTCCCCACCCCGGACGACCTGCTGGAGCCCCTGGCCGTCGTCGTACGAGGGCACTCCGACGACCTCACCGCCGTCGCCGCCCGCCACGGCCTGAGCAGCGCGCAGGCCCGTGCCCTCGTCGCGCTCGACGCGCCGATGCCGATGAGCGCCCTCGCCCGCCACCTGGTCTGCGACGCCTCCAACGCCACCGGGCTCGTCGGCCGCATGGAGACCCGGGGCCTGCTCGTCCGCACCCCCGCCCCCGGCGACCGCCGCTCCAAGGTCGCCTCCCGCACTCCCGAGGGCACGGAGCTGGCCCACCGGATACGCGCCGAGATGCGCGTGGTGCACGGCGCGCTGGAGGCGCTCACCCCGGAGGAACGCACCGCGCTGCTGCCGCTGCTGGAGCGTCTGGGCGGGCTGCTGGGCGGGTGA
- a CDS encoding aldehyde dehydrogenase family protein, with amino-acid sequence MPSESPADVVARLRTTFRTGRTKDLAWRTRQLEQLRALLTEHGDELADALHADLGKSRAESYRTEIDFTVREIDHTLEHLEDWLRPEPAPVHAGLAAAGATALTVRDPLGVVLVIAPWNYPVQLLLAPLAGALAGGNCVVAKPSELAPATSAAVARLLPRFLDTDAVAVVEGAVEETTALLEERFDHIFYTGNGTVGRIVMTAAAKHLTPVTLELGGKSPVFVDRDTDLKTVAQRLASGKFLNAGQTCVAPDYVLTDPETAAALTDALAAAVEAQFGSDPSASPGYGRIINERHFDRLVRLLDSGRTVTGGSHDRATKYIAPTVLADVSPDSPVMGEEIFGPVLPILTVAGLDEAIDFINDRDKPLALYAFTESAGVRERLLAETSSGGVGIGLPLAHLTVSDLPFGGVGESGMGSYHGPYSIDTFTHRKAVLDTPLG; translated from the coding sequence ATGCCCTCCGAGTCCCCGGCCGACGTCGTCGCCCGCCTCCGCACCACCTTCCGCACCGGCCGCACGAAGGACCTGGCCTGGCGCACCCGTCAGCTGGAGCAGCTGCGCGCCCTGCTCACCGAGCACGGCGACGAGCTGGCCGACGCGCTCCACGCCGACCTCGGCAAGAGCCGCGCCGAGTCCTACCGGACCGAGATCGACTTCACCGTCCGGGAGATCGACCACACCCTGGAGCACCTCGAAGACTGGCTGCGCCCCGAACCGGCCCCCGTGCACGCCGGGCTCGCCGCCGCCGGAGCCACCGCGCTCACCGTGCGGGACCCGCTCGGGGTGGTCCTGGTCATCGCCCCCTGGAACTACCCGGTGCAGCTGCTGCTCGCCCCTCTCGCGGGCGCGCTGGCGGGCGGCAACTGCGTGGTCGCCAAGCCCAGCGAACTGGCCCCCGCCACCTCCGCCGCCGTGGCCCGGCTGCTCCCCCGCTTCCTGGACACCGACGCGGTCGCCGTCGTCGAGGGCGCCGTGGAGGAGACGACGGCCCTGCTGGAGGAGCGTTTCGACCACATCTTCTACACCGGCAACGGCACGGTCGGCCGGATCGTGATGACCGCCGCCGCGAAGCACCTCACCCCGGTGACGCTGGAGCTGGGCGGCAAGTCCCCCGTCTTCGTGGACCGGGACACCGACCTCAAGACGGTCGCGCAGCGGCTCGCCTCGGGGAAGTTCCTCAACGCGGGCCAGACCTGCGTGGCCCCCGACTACGTCCTCACCGACCCGGAGACCGCCGCCGCCCTCACGGACGCGCTCGCCGCCGCCGTCGAGGCGCAGTTCGGCAGTGATCCCTCGGCCTCCCCCGGGTACGGCCGCATCATCAACGAGCGCCACTTCGACCGCCTGGTACGCCTGCTGGACTCCGGCCGTACGGTCACCGGCGGCTCCCACGACCGGGCGACGAAGTACATCGCGCCGACCGTGCTCGCCGACGTCTCCCCGGACTCCCCCGTGATGGGCGAGGAGATCTTCGGCCCGGTGCTGCCGATCCTCACCGTGGCCGGACTGGACGAGGCGATCGACTTCATCAACGACCGGGACAAGCCGCTGGCGCTCTACGCGTTCACCGAGTCGGCCGGGGTCCGCGAGCGGCTGCTGGCCGAGACCTCCTCGGGCGGCGTCGGCATCGGCCTGCCGCTCGCCCACCTGACCGTCTCCGACCTGCCGTTCGGCGGGGTCGGCGAGAGCGGCATGGGCAGCTACCACGGCCCCTACTCGATCGACACCTTCACCCACCGCAAGGCGGTCCTGGACACCCCGCTCGGCTGA
- a CDS encoding DUF2625 family protein → MRALDELVHVDNPAWPEVRELFSAGTALVEVFPVDRDEAERCLLRTQVTVASTLGALAWHSGGLLVDGWVRVFGGGGGGAGFAGEGRLPSLARVNAFPAGLDATWYPAGGLIVGHDVLGGVFALNGHDPAAADRPGLPGQMIYFAPDSLEWEALDMGHSGWISWLASGGTDGFYQDLRWPGWREEAAALSCAQGFSVYPFLWSKEAHDDLAATSRRAVPMREVLGVAADFARQMGPADPGFLGRV, encoded by the coding sequence ATGCGCGCACTCGACGAACTCGTCCACGTGGACAATCCCGCCTGGCCCGAGGTACGGGAGCTGTTCTCCGCCGGTACGGCTTTGGTCGAGGTGTTCCCCGTCGACCGGGACGAGGCCGAGCGGTGTCTGCTCCGGACACAGGTCACCGTCGCCTCGACGCTGGGCGCCCTGGCGTGGCACAGCGGCGGCCTGCTCGTCGACGGGTGGGTCCGCGTGTTCGGCGGCGGCGGTGGAGGCGCGGGCTTCGCGGGCGAGGGCCGGCTGCCGAGCCTCGCCCGGGTCAACGCGTTCCCCGCCGGCCTCGACGCCACCTGGTATCCGGCCGGCGGCCTGATAGTCGGCCATGACGTCCTGGGCGGGGTCTTCGCCCTGAACGGCCACGACCCCGCAGCGGCGGACCGGCCAGGCCTCCCGGGACAGATGATCTACTTCGCCCCCGACTCGCTGGAGTGGGAAGCGCTGGACATGGGCCACTCGGGGTGGATCTCCTGGCTGGCCTCCGGGGGGACGGACGGGTTCTACCAGGACCTGCGGTGGCCCGGCTGGCGCGAGGAGGCCGCCGCGCTCTCCTGCGCGCAGGGGTTCTCCGTGTACCCGTTCCTGTGGTCGAAGGAGGCGCACGACGACCTCGCGGCCACCAGCCGCCGCGCCGTCCCGATGCGGGAGGTGCTCGGCGTGGCCGCCGACTTCGCCCGGCAGATGGGCCCGGCCGATCCGGGGTTCCTGGGCAGGGTCTGA
- the ccsB gene encoding c-type cytochrome biogenesis protein CcsB: MNLAAAANENLAHTSNVLIYSSMAVYTLAFLAHIAEWVFGSRSKVGRTAAALDAANRAGAAAASAPKVQVTQAGGATTVLERPKVVTRSAAGTRDVPDGPGASGGTFQGDLWGRIAVSMTVLAFLVQAGGVVARALSVERAPWGNMYEFSITFSTVAVAAYLILLLLRKNVRWMGLLLVTVVLLDLGIATTVLYTDSDQLVPALHSYWLWIHVSTAIICGAVFFLGAVATLLYLFRDSYERKIEDGVEPGRFAQSVLDRLPSAATLDKFSYRANAAVFPLWTFTIIAGAIWAGEAWGRYWGWDAKETWSFITWVAYACYLHARATAGWKGRKAAYLALIAFGCWLFNYYGVNIFITGKHSYAGV, from the coding sequence GTGAATCTCGCCGCCGCCGCCAACGAGAATCTGGCGCACACCAGCAATGTGCTGATCTATTCGTCGATGGCCGTCTACACCCTGGCCTTCCTCGCGCACATCGCGGAATGGGTGTTCGGCAGCCGCAGCAAGGTGGGCCGCACGGCCGCCGCGCTGGACGCCGCGAACCGGGCCGGGGCCGCCGCCGCGTCGGCGCCGAAGGTCCAGGTCACGCAGGCGGGCGGCGCGACCACCGTGCTGGAACGCCCGAAGGTGGTCACCCGGTCCGCCGCCGGCACCCGGGACGTTCCGGACGGCCCCGGCGCTTCCGGCGGCACCTTCCAAGGCGACCTGTGGGGCCGGATCGCGGTCTCGATGACCGTGCTCGCCTTCCTCGTACAGGCGGGTGGCGTCGTCGCCCGCGCGCTCTCCGTGGAGCGTGCCCCCTGGGGCAACATGTACGAGTTCTCGATCACCTTCTCCACGGTCGCCGTCGCGGCCTACCTGATCCTGCTCCTGCTGCGGAAGAACGTCCGCTGGATGGGGCTGCTGCTGGTCACCGTGGTCCTGCTGGACCTCGGCATCGCGACCACCGTGCTCTACACGGACAGCGACCAGCTGGTGCCCGCGCTCCACTCGTACTGGCTGTGGATCCACGTCTCCACCGCCATCATCTGCGGTGCGGTCTTCTTCCTCGGTGCGGTCGCCACGCTGCTCTACCTCTTCCGCGACAGCTACGAGCGGAAGATCGAGGACGGCGTGGAGCCGGGCCGGTTCGCGCAGTCCGTCCTGGACCGGCTGCCGTCGGCGGCCACCCTGGACAAGTTCTCGTACCGCGCCAACGCGGCCGTCTTCCCGCTCTGGACGTTCACGATCATCGCGGGCGCGATCTGGGCCGGCGAGGCGTGGGGCCGTTACTGGGGCTGGGACGCCAAGGAGACCTGGTCGTTCATCACCTGGGTCGCGTACGCCTGCTACCTGCACGCCCGCGCGACCGCCGGGTGGAAGGGCCGTAAGGCCGCCTACCTGGCGCTCATCGCCTTCGGCTGCTGGCTGTTCAACTACTACGGCGTCAACATCTTCATCACCGGCAAGCACTCCTACGCCGGGGTCTGA
- the resB gene encoding cytochrome c biogenesis protein ResB, with amino-acid sequence MSKLNTTDERDAARADEQDTRELGEAGAQLSTAPVEERADREAGLPAMGFIGWIRWFWRQLTSMRIALILLFLLSLGAIPGSLIPQNSVDQLKVLTFKNTHTTVTPIYEKLQLFDVYSSVWFSAIYILLFVSLIGCILPRSVQFVGQLRSRPPHAPKRLTRLPAYTTWRTEAEPEQVREAALTLLRKRRFRTQAEGDAVAAEKGYLREAGNLVFHVALIVMLVAFAVGALFNFQGGKLVTEGDGFANTMTQYDDFDSGSLYDPDSLAPFSFTLDDFVGTYEKTGPQRGTARTFEARVTYAEGAYGKEKKGVIKVNEPLVIDGTKIFLISHGYAPVVTVRDGKGKQIFKAAVPLLPRDANITSSGAIKVMDGYRDKNGKRDQLGFNAFFVPTFAGAGSGTMLSQFPGAENPVLALNALHGSLGVDSGLPQNVYQLDTDKLKPFKDASGANLKQRLAPGETMQLPDGAGSITFDGVEEWASFQISERPAAGWALGGAIAAIAGLAGSLFIQRRRVWVRAVRGADGVTVVEMAGLGRSESAKLPEELLGLALALNDVAPTAPDPQSDPAPGPETDSAAEPGPGPDVPAAETAEGAEK; translated from the coding sequence TTGAGCAAGCTGAACACCACTGACGAACGCGACGCCGCGCGCGCCGACGAGCAGGACACCCGGGAGCTCGGTGAGGCCGGGGCGCAGCTCTCCACCGCACCGGTGGAGGAACGCGCCGACCGCGAGGCCGGGCTGCCCGCCATGGGCTTCATCGGCTGGATCCGCTGGTTCTGGCGCCAGCTCACCTCGATGCGGATCGCGCTGATCCTGCTCTTCCTGCTGTCGCTCGGCGCCATCCCCGGCTCGCTGATCCCGCAGAACAGCGTGGACCAGCTGAAGGTGCTGACGTTCAAGAACACGCACACCACCGTCACGCCGATCTACGAGAAGCTCCAGCTCTTCGACGTCTACAGCTCGGTGTGGTTCTCCGCGATCTACATCCTGCTCTTCGTCTCGCTCATCGGCTGCATCCTGCCGCGCAGCGTCCAGTTCGTGGGCCAGCTGCGCAGCCGCCCGCCGCACGCACCGAAGCGCCTGACCCGCCTGCCCGCGTACACGACCTGGCGTACGGAGGCCGAGCCGGAGCAGGTCCGCGAGGCCGCGCTCACCCTGCTGCGCAAGCGGCGGTTCCGCACCCAGGCGGAGGGCGACGCGGTCGCGGCGGAGAAAGGCTATCTCCGCGAGGCCGGCAACCTGGTCTTCCACGTCGCGCTCATCGTGATGCTGGTGGCCTTCGCGGTCGGCGCGCTCTTCAACTTCCAGGGCGGCAAGCTCGTCACCGAGGGCGACGGTTTCGCCAACACGATGACGCAGTACGACGACTTCGACAGCGGCTCGCTGTACGACCCCGACTCGCTCGCGCCGTTCAGCTTCACCCTCGACGACTTCGTCGGCACGTACGAGAAGACCGGCCCCCAGCGGGGCACGGCCCGTACCTTCGAGGCGCGGGTGACGTACGCCGAGGGCGCGTACGGCAAGGAGAAGAAGGGCGTCATCAAGGTCAACGAGCCCTTGGTGATCGACGGCACCAAGATCTTCCTGATCTCGCACGGCTACGCCCCGGTCGTCACCGTCCGGGACGGCAAGGGCAAGCAGATCTTCAAGGCCGCCGTGCCGCTGCTGCCGCGCGACGCCAACATCACCTCGTCCGGTGCCATCAAGGTCATGGACGGCTACAGGGACAAGAACGGCAAGCGGGACCAGCTCGGTTTCAACGCGTTCTTCGTACCGACTTTCGCCGGCGCGGGCAGCGGGACGATGCTCTCGCAGTTCCCCGGCGCGGAGAACCCGGTGCTGGCGCTCAACGCGCTGCACGGCAGCCTCGGCGTCGACTCCGGCCTCCCGCAGAACGTCTACCAGCTCGACACGGACAAGCTGAAGCCCTTCAAGGACGCCTCCGGCGCCAACCTGAAGCAGCGCCTGGCGCCCGGCGAGACCATGCAGCTTCCGGACGGCGCCGGCTCCATCACCTTCGACGGCGTCGAGGAGTGGGCCAGCTTCCAGATCTCCGAGCGGCCCGCCGCCGGCTGGGCGCTCGGCGGGGCCATCGCCGCCATCGCCGGACTCGCCGGTTCGCTCTTCATCCAGCGCCGCCGCGTCTGGGTGCGGGCCGTGCGCGGGGCCGACGGGGTGACCGTCGTGGAGATGGCCGGACTCGGCCGCAGCGAGTCCGCGAAGCTGCCCGAGGAACTGCTCGGCCTCGCGTTGGCGCTGAACGACGTGGCGCCGACCGCACCCGATCCGCAGTCCGACCCCGCCCCGGGGCCGGAGACCGACTCCGCGGCCGAACCCGGCCCCGGTCCCGACGTACCTGCCGCAGAAACTGCCGAAGGGGCTGAGAAGTGA
- a CDS encoding cytochrome c biogenesis CcdA family protein encodes MTTLAAATYNETVVNGALLAAVPIALLGGLVSFFSPCVLPLVPGYLSYVTGISGTDLANARRGRVVGGASLFVLGFTAVFVSGGALFGYFGGNLQEHSETLQRVLGVLMILMGVFFMGLMPWMTQREFRIHRRPVTGLLGAPLLGALFGIGWTPCLGPTLSAVSMLAFDQGTAERGALLTVAYCLGLGVPFVLAAVAFRKALGAFGWVKRHYAWVMRIGGVMMIATGILLLTGLWASFMQDVQGWSNGFTVGI; translated from the coding sequence GTGACCACCCTCGCCGCCGCCACGTACAACGAGACGGTCGTCAACGGTGCGCTGCTGGCCGCCGTGCCGATCGCGCTCCTCGGCGGTCTCGTCTCGTTCTTCTCGCCCTGCGTCCTGCCGCTGGTCCCCGGCTACCTGAGCTACGTCACCGGCATCAGCGGCACCGACCTGGCGAACGCCCGGCGGGGCCGGGTCGTCGGCGGTGCCTCCCTCTTCGTGCTCGGCTTCACCGCCGTGTTCGTGTCGGGCGGGGCGCTCTTCGGCTACTTCGGCGGCAACCTCCAGGAACACAGCGAGACCCTCCAGCGGGTCCTCGGCGTGCTGATGATCCTCATGGGGGTCTTCTTCATGGGGCTGATGCCGTGGATGACCCAGCGCGAGTTCCGCATCCACCGCAGGCCGGTCACCGGGCTGCTGGGCGCCCCGCTGCTGGGCGCCCTCTTCGGGATCGGGTGGACCCCCTGCCTCGGCCCGACGCTGAGCGCGGTGTCCATGCTCGCCTTCGACCAGGGCACCGCCGAACGCGGGGCACTTCTGACCGTCGCGTACTGTCTGGGACTCGGTGTCCCGTTCGTCCTCGCCGCCGTCGCCTTCCGCAAGGCGCTCGGTGCGTTCGGCTGGGTCAAGCGCCACTACGCATGGGTCATGCGCATCGGGGGCGTCATGATGATCGCGACCGGCATCCTGCTGCTGACGGGGCTGTGGGCCTCGTTCATGCAGGACGTGCAGGGCTGGTCCAACGGTTTCACTGTGGGGATCTGA
- a CDS encoding TlpA family protein disulfide reductase, whose translation MSHGRASRRRFTLLAATTAVVAGALTLSACGGDDIKSGGGGDTNFVTGGGGISTVAPKDRRAAPELAGTTLEGEKLDVAAYKGKVVVLNVWGSWCGPCRAEAKHFAAVSKETAGQGVQFVGINTRDTQKDAALNFEADADITYPSLYDPVGKLILRFPKGTLNPQTIPSTVVIDREGRIAARTLQALDAEQLHKMIDPLIAEK comes from the coding sequence ATGAGCCATGGCCGCGCATCCCGACGCCGCTTCACCCTGCTCGCCGCCACGACCGCCGTCGTGGCCGGTGCCCTGACCCTGTCCGCGTGCGGTGGGGACGACATCAAGTCGGGCGGCGGCGGTGACACCAACTTCGTCACCGGCGGCGGCGGCATCTCGACCGTGGCCCCGAAGGACCGCCGGGCCGCCCCGGAGCTCGCCGGCACCACGCTGGAGGGCGAGAAGCTCGACGTCGCCGCCTACAAGGGCAAGGTCGTCGTCCTCAACGTCTGGGGCTCCTGGTGCGGACCCTGCCGGGCGGAGGCGAAGCACTTCGCCGCGGTCTCCAAGGAGACCGCCGGCCAGGGCGTCCAGTTCGTCGGGATCAACACCCGCGACACCCAGAAGGACGCCGCGCTGAACTTCGAGGCCGACGCGGACATCACGTACCCGAGCCTCTACGACCCGGTCGGCAAGCTCATCCTCCGCTTCCCCAAGGGCACCCTGAACCCGCAGACCATCCCGTCGACCGTGGTCATCGACCGCGAGGGGCGCATCGCCGCCCGCACCCTCCAGGCGCTCGACGCGGAACAGCTGCACAAGATGATCGACCCGCTGATCGCGGAGAAGTGA
- a CDS encoding MarR family winged helix-turn-helix transcriptional regulator, with translation MFPRRPSSPQEEARTASEVTNLLAVLWGRAQANTPTGPTSPSQLRALMAIERREGGNMRALGEALGSAPPATSRLCDRLEAAGLIERRLSPASRREIELHLSRPGRALLDEIRAGQVREVSLVLAAMEPEAAEALREGLAAFRDAAAEVIDGERYEPDEPAWLANLA, from the coding sequence ATGTTCCCGCGCCGGCCGTCGTCCCCCCAAGAAGAGGCCCGTACCGCGTCCGAGGTGACGAATCTGCTCGCGGTCCTCTGGGGAAGAGCTCAGGCCAACACCCCGACGGGCCCCACCTCCCCGTCCCAGTTGCGCGCGCTGATGGCGATCGAGCGCCGGGAGGGCGGCAACATGCGGGCCCTGGGCGAGGCACTGGGGTCGGCGCCGCCCGCGACGAGCCGACTCTGCGACCGGCTGGAAGCGGCGGGCCTCATCGAGCGCCGCCTGAGCCCGGCCAGCCGCCGGGAGATAGAACTCCACCTCAGCCGGCCCGGCCGTGCCCTGCTGGACGAGATCAGGGCCGGCCAGGTGCGGGAGGTGTCCCTGGTGCTCGCGGCGATGGAGCCGGAGGCGGCCGAAGCACTGCGCGAGGGGCTCGCGGCGTTCCGGGACGCAGCCGCCGAGGTCATCGACGGGGAGAGATACGAGCCCGACGAACCCGCCTGGCTGGCCAACCTCGCCTGA
- a CDS encoding PP2C family protein-serine/threonine phosphatase, with amino-acid sequence MGTPPPTVLAPRDGSSSEPSRTGTASPRAAALPAGRTGEAPGFDLWSGDGPSVLLIEDDAGDALLVEEMVADSGVAIDLSWARTLAEALDALDRDTPQCVLLDLHLPDSQGLGALETILSRSPDTAVVVLTGLAQEDSGLAAVSGGAQDYLIKGRLDAELFVRAIRYAIQRKRAERAAADLRESRMLAAENSRVERGLLPTPLLLDDTPQVCSRYRPGRAQTLLGGDFYDVVQTPDGTTHAVVGDVSGHGPDEAALGVCLRVAWRSFILSGARGQRLLDLLEQMLVAERSGPEIFATLTTLSRAVGTPHVEVMRAGHPGLLVRPPDGPVRLEEVPGGPVLGLLPGRAHWPVTVLEAPRGTRLALFTDGLIEGRVGMGHERLGEEGLVKIAREYAHHLPADDFVDAVVQRCEDLAADSGGLADDVAVLHLGWTDTV; translated from the coding sequence TTGGGCACCCCGCCCCCCACCGTCCTCGCACCCCGTGACGGCAGTTCCTCCGAGCCGTCGCGCACCGGCACCGCCTCGCCCCGTGCCGCAGCCCTCCCCGCCGGCCGCACCGGCGAGGCCCCGGGCTTCGACCTGTGGAGCGGCGACGGGCCCAGCGTCCTGCTGATCGAGGACGACGCCGGGGACGCCTTGCTGGTCGAGGAGATGGTCGCCGACAGCGGCGTCGCCATCGACCTGTCCTGGGCGCGGACCCTCGCGGAGGCGCTCGACGCCCTCGACCGGGACACCCCCCAGTGCGTCCTGCTCGACCTGCACCTGCCCGACTCCCAGGGACTCGGCGCACTGGAGACGATCCTCTCCCGCTCGCCGGACACGGCCGTCGTCGTCCTGACCGGGCTCGCCCAGGAGGACTCGGGGCTCGCCGCGGTCTCCGGCGGCGCCCAGGACTACCTGATCAAGGGCCGCCTCGACGCCGAGCTCTTCGTACGGGCCATCCGCTACGCGATACAGCGCAAGCGCGCCGAGCGTGCCGCCGCCGACCTCCGGGAGAGCCGGATGCTGGCCGCGGAGAACAGCCGGGTCGAACGCGGCCTGCTGCCCACCCCGCTGCTCCTCGACGACACCCCCCAGGTCTGCTCCCGCTACCGCCCCGGCCGCGCGCAGACCCTGCTCGGCGGAGACTTCTACGACGTCGTCCAGACACCCGACGGCACCACGCACGCGGTCGTCGGCGACGTCTCCGGCCACGGGCCCGACGAGGCCGCCCTCGGGGTGTGCCTGCGGGTCGCGTGGCGCTCCTTCATCCTCTCCGGAGCGCGCGGCCAACGGCTGCTGGACCTGCTCGAACAGATGCTGGTCGCCGAGCGGTCCGGTCCCGAGATCTTCGCCACCCTCACCACGCTCAGCCGGGCGGTCGGCACTCCGCACGTGGAGGTCATGCGCGCCGGGCACCCGGGGCTGCTGGTGCGTCCGCCGGACGGCCCGGTCCGCCTGGAGGAGGTGCCGGGCGGCCCCGTGCTGGGCCTGCTGCCCGGCCGCGCGCACTGGCCGGTGACCGTACTGGAGGCGCCCCGGGGGACGCGGCTCGCGCTCTTCACCGACGGGCTCATCGAGGGCCGCGTCGGCATGGGGCACGAACGCCTCGGCGAGGAGGGCCTCGTGAAGATCGCGCGGGAGTACGCCCACCACCTCCCGGCCGACGACTTCGTGGACGCGGTCGTCCAGCGGTGCGAGGACCTCGCCGCCGACAGCGGCGGACTCGCCGACGACGTGGCCGTACTCCACCTCGGCTGGACGGACACCGTGTGA